In one Salvelinus sp. IW2-2015 linkage group LG26, ASM291031v2, whole genome shotgun sequence genomic region, the following are encoded:
- the LOC111952376 gene encoding rab GDP dissociation inhibitor beta: MDEEYDVIVLGTGLTECILSGIMSVKGKKVLHMDRNSYYGAESASITPLEDLYKRFSLPGKPPESMGRGRDWSVDLIPKFLMANGQLVRMLLITQVTRYLDFKVIEGSYVYKKGAIYKVPVTETEALASSLMGIFEKRRFRNFLIFVANYDVNDPKTMEGVDPNKATMRDLYKKFSLGQDVMDFTGHALALYRTDDYLDQPCIDTINRIKLYSESLARYGKSPYLYPLYGLGELPQGFARLSAIYGGTYMLNKPIEEIVMENGKVVGVKSEGEIAHCKQLICDPSYXMDRVSKVGQVVRIICVMSHPIKNTGDVNSCQIIIPQIQVNRKHDIYVCMISSAHNVAAQGKYIAIASSVVETNDPEKELKPALDLLEPIEQKFVSISDQYAPTDMGKDSQIFISRTYDATTHFETTCDDIKDIYKRVMGTEFDFAEMERTKNDIFGDAGDQ; this comes from the exons ATGGATGAAGAATACGATGTTATTGTTCTCGGGACCGGCCTAACG GAATGCATTCTGTCTGGCATTATGTCAGTGAAGGGGAAGAAGGTGCTTCATATGGACAGGAACTCTTACTATGGAGCAGAGAGTGCGTCCATCACGCCACTGGAAGAT TTGTACAAGCGCTTCAGTCTTCCAGGCAAACCTCCAGAGTCCATGGGAAGAGGTCGGGACTGGAGCGTGGACCTCATCCCAAAGTTTCTGATGGCCAATG GTCAGCTTGTGCGAATGTTGCTGATCACTCAGGTGACCCGTTACCTGGACTTCAAGGTAATCGAGGGCAGCTATGTCTACAARAAGGGAGCGATCTACAAAGTGCCGGTTACTGAGACAGAGGCACTAGCCTCCA GTTTGATGGGGATTTTCGAGAAGAGACGTTTCAGGAACTTCTTGATCTTCGTTGCCAACTATGATGTGAACGATCCCAAAACCATGGAGGGTGTCGACCCCAACAAGGCGACAATGCGTGACCTGTACAAGAAGTTCAGCCTGGGCCAGGATGTGATGGACTTCACTGGCCACGCCCTCGCGCTCTACAGGACAGACGA CTACCTGGAYCAGCCCTGCATCGACACCATCAACAGGATTAAGCTCTACAGTGAGTCTCTGGCCAGATACGGCAAGAGTCCTTACCTCTACCCTCTCTACGGCCTGGGGGAGCTGCCACAAGGCTTTGCCAG GTTGAGTGCTATCTATGGTGGGACCTACATGCTGAACAAGCCCATAGAGGAGATTGTTATGGAGAATGGAAAGGTAGTGGGGGTCAAGTCAGAGGGAGAG ATAGCCCACTGTAAGCAGCTGATCTGTGACCCCAGCTACRTCATGGACAGAGTCAGCAAGGTCGGCCAAGTGGTCCGTATCATCTGTGTCATGAGCCACCCCATCAAGAACACCGGYGATGTCAACTCCTGCCAGATCATCATCCCTCAGATCCAGGTCAACAGGAAACACG ACATCTACGTGTGTATGATCTCCTCGGCCCACAACGTGGCAGCGCAGGGCAAGTACATTGCCATCGCCAGCAGCGTAGTGGAGACCAATGACCCAGAGAAGGAGCTCAAACCGGCCCTGGATCTATTGGAGCCCATTGAACAGAA GTTTGTGAGCATCAGCGATCAGTATGCACCAACCGACATGGGAAAAGACAGCCAG ATATTTATCTCCCGTACGTATGATGCAACGACCCACTTCGAGACCACCTGTGACGACATCAAGGACATCTACAAGCGCGTGATGGGCACTGAGTTTGACTTTGCAGAGATGGAGCGCACGAAGAATGACATCTTTGGAGACGCTGGTGATCAGTGA
- the LOC111952375 gene encoding transcription initiation factor TFIID subunit 3: MCESYARSLLRVSVAQICQALGWDAVQLTACDLLSDVLHRYIQQLARGCHRYSELYGRTDPVLEDVGQAFRLLGVSLSELEDYVHNLEPVGFSQQTPLFPLSKNNMLQFPQPGVGVRGDAEERREYIPDYMPPLVSLQEEEEEEEEALADMGTSAEAMQVPLDDTDEDMDDDEVVNDENHPVKRHLDSPDAAMGMMPTSKRPRMHPGFSPDWSMEPREPLTSLNPQRVPPGMMASHSHDSMGSMSLSPETPGPPTLFRPQPVTPGRHSDHKSHGGQGRKGPKGSSPGRPRTKSPKGVNAGGAMSGSPIRSPKSSKERKKSPGRTKSPKSPKSPKMGSGVKSGSHSQGKAEAQALALQRLPLSALSERMGKENIHVQQSLEDRELAGFVSDKLCEPGGDNADIDDSIDAVIARACAEREPDPFAFSSGSESESDGFSSPRRLTIMEPGGTPKLSLGANSLGKDTSTPLHVNAGGGPGNWTMDDSINEVLRKVNQGGPNAGHPQGESYLSSASASPPTPEPLLKMYEEKNKLVSSADIKKKLKKELKTKMKKKEKGEKPKDKERDKDKGKMKEKNKDKNRDKSKDSFSKEAKMPWKDFGNKDDDLREHFLGQRSGFGGPEGSVIKIKSRDGGDGSGRKEKDKHKDKKKDKEKSKKGKDKRDKGKDRQKISSLTPFGLGDMPALFSPSTCLRIPSMLPPLPPILQEKDVKSKEKDKKKDKKEKKKKKDKDKEKEKEREKSKEKEREKEEKRKEKEKDKEKREKEKEKEKERIRLEKVRVETPVAVPSPVIPRLTLRVGAGQDKIVISKVVPNSEPPLPPPKMPAPKITATKSGPGSRLQPPPPPPLLSPVVPSLLSPASILSSSKLPVRSVITETVRTYVIRDELGNQIWICPGCNKPDDGSPMIGCDDCDDWYHWPCVGMVSAPPEDQQWFCVKCAGKKKDKKHKKRKHKVH, encoded by the exons ATGTGCGAGAGCTATGCTCGCTCGCTGCTGCGTGTGTCGGTGGCGCAGATCTGCCAAGCGCTGGGCTGGGATGCAGTGCAGCTCACAGCCTGCGACCTGCTCTCCGATGTTCTTCACAGATATATCCAGCAGTTAGCCAGGGGTTGTCATCGATACTCGGAGCTAT ATGGGCGAACAGACCCAGTACTGGAGGACGTGGGCCAGGCCTTCAGACTGCTGGGTGTGAGCCTGTCCGAGCTGGAGGACTATGTCCATAACCTGGAGCCTGTGGGGTTCTCCCAGCAGAcacctctcttccccctcagcaAAAATAACATGCTGCAGTTCCCTCAGCCTGGAGTGGGGGTACGGGGGGATGCCGAGGAGAGGAGGGAATACATTCCAGATTATATGCCACCCTTGGTCTCTTTGCAAGAAG aagaggaggaggaggaagaagccCTGGCGGACATGGGCACCTCTGCCGAGGCCATGCAGGTCCCGCTGGACGATACAGACGAGGACATGGATGACGACGAGGTGGTGAACGATGAGAACCACCCTGTGAAGAGACACCTAGACAGCCCCGACGCCGCCATGGGTATGATGCCCACCTCCAAGAGGCCTCGCATGCACCCCGGCTTCAGCCCCGACTGGAGCATGGAGCCCAGGGAGCCCCTCACCTCCCTCAACCCTCAGCGTGTCCCTCCAGGCATGATGGCCTCCCATTCCCACGACAGCATGGGTTCAATGTCTCTGTCTCCAGAGACACCTGGGCCTCCGACATTGTTCAGACCCCAGCCGGTGACCCCAGGGAGACACTCTGATCATAAGTCTCATGGCGGTCAAGGCCGCAAAGGGCCCAAAGGCTCATCCCCTGGTAGGCCACGGACTAAGTCCCCAAAGGGGGTCAATGCTGGTGGGGCTATGTCAGGCAGCCCCATCCGCTCGCCCAAATCTTCCAAGGAGCGGAAAAAGTCCCCGGGCCGGACCAAGAGCCCTAAAAGTCCCAAGAGCCCCAAAATGGGTTCTGGAGTCAAGTCTGGTTCTCACTCCCAGGGAAAAGCAGAGGCTCAGGCCCTGGCCCTACAGAGACTTCCCCTGTCGGCCCTCAGCGAGAGGATGGGGAAGGAAAACATCCACGTGCAGCAAAGCCTGGAGGACCGCGAGCTGGCGGGTTTCGTCTCTGATAAACTCTGCGAACCTGGCGGCGACAACGCTGATATTGACGATTCTATCGACGCTGTGATCGCTAGGGCATGCGCTGAGCGAGAGCCTGACCCGTTTGCCTTCTCATCAGGCTCCGAGTCAGAGAGTGATGGCTTCTCCTCTCCACGGAGGCTTACTATCATGGAGCCAGGCGGAACGCCTAAGCTCTCACTGGGTGCCAACAGCCTGGGTAAAGACACTTCTACACCGCTTCACGTCAACGCAGGCGGTGGCCCCGGGAACTGGACCATGGACGACTCCATCAACGAGGTCCTACGTAAAGTAAACCAGGGCGGTCCAAATGCGGGACACCCCCAAGGCGAGTCATACCTGTCCTCAGCATCCGCCTCGCCCCCGACCCCTGAGCCCCTCCTCAAGATGTACGAGGAGAAGAACAAGCTTGTCTCCTCGGCTGACATCAAGAAGAAACTCAAGAAGGAGCTGAAGACgaagatgaagaagaaggagaaaggagagaagccaaaagataaagagagggatAAGGACAAGGGGAAGATGAAAGAGAAGAACAAGGATAAGAACAGGGATAAGAGCAAAGATTCTTTCTCCAAGGAGGCCAAGATGCCATGGAAGGACTTCGGTAACAAGGACGATGACCTCAGGGAACACTTcctgggtcagaggtcagggttcgGCGGACCCGAGGGCTCCGTGATCAAGATCAAGTCGCGAGATGGAGGGGATGGCAGTGGCAGGAAGGAGAAggacaaacacaaagacaaaaaaaaggacAAGGAGAAGAGCAAGAAGGGCAAAGACAAGCGGGACAAGGGTAAGGACCGGCAGAAGATATCCTCCCTCACCCCGTTCGGTTTGGGTGACATGCCTGCCCTGTTCAGCCCATCGACGTGTCTCCGCATCCCCTCCATGCTGCCTCCTCTTCCGCCTATCCTCCAGGAAAAGGATGTGAAGAGCAAAGAGAAGGACAAGAAGAAAgacaagaaggagaagaagaagaagaaagataaAGACAaggagaaggaaaaggagagggaaaaatccaaggagaaggagagggagaaagaggagaagaggaaagagaaggagaaagacaagGAAAAacgggagaaggagaaagagaaggaaaaagagaggatTAGGCTCGAAAAG GTGAGGGTGGAGACTCCAGTGGCTGTCCCATCACCAGTCATCCCCAGGCTTACCCTAAGGGTTGGGGCTGGCCAGGACAAAAT AGTTATCAGTAAGGTGGTTCCCAATTCCGAGCCACCGCTGCCGCCACCCAAGATGCCAGCACCCAAGATCACCGCCACTAAATCAGGACCTGGCAGTCGCCTTCAgcccccaccacctccacccctaTTGTCCCCAGTTGTACCCTCGTTGCTCTCCCCCGCCTCCATTCTGTCCTCCAGCAAACTGCCTGTACGCAGTGTGATCACTGAAACTGTCAGGACGTACGTG ATTCGTGATGAGTTGGGGAACCAGATCTGGATCTGTCCTGGTTGCAACAAGCCTGATGACGGCAGTCCCATGATCGGCTGTGATGACTGCGATGACTGGTACCATTG GCCATGTGTTGGGATGGTCTCGGCCCCTCCCGAGGACCAGCAGTGGTTCTGTGTGAAGTGTGCCGGCAAGAAGAAGGACAAAAAACACAAGAAGCGGAAGCACAAAGTGCATTGA